Part of the Leishmania infantum JPCM5 genome chromosome 7 genome, cgcgtgcgcgcgcacacacacactccacACCGCTGCCCGTGTGCCCTCATGGGGGACTGGTACCGACTAGGTTTGTACCACCACCGTCTTCTTCACTGTGCGCTCTGCACAGACAATGCGGTGTGCGACGCGCATCAGCCGCTCCCTGCTCAACGGCGCTGATCGAGGCGCGGGAAGCCCATGGCGTGGCACGTCCATTGTCCGTGCCGTCGGCGCCATCCACGGCCTTCAAGTGGGGACCTTGGACATCACCGGCGTCTCGGCGGGGCTACAATGCACCCTGAGCACGTCGAGCTTCTTTTctgtcgacgacggcggcggccctgcagcgccgctgttgccaTCAGAACCGGCAGAGCTGCACGCACCGGGTGTCGCGGAACAACCGGGAATGCCAAGGAAGGGTTGTGTGTACACCGTGCACGTGGTGGGCCCCGCCGCgttcgtcgccgccgtcgctgaggTGCTTGGCGACGACGTCCTCGTCGACCTTGCTGGGAGGTATCATGTGGAGCCGTACGCCTACTGGCGATCCGGCAAGCATCAGTGCCCCACCGTGCGTCTTTCATACGATCGACTGCGCCGTACTGAGGACTCGCTCCGCATCCTGCGCGCTCCCGACAACACGGtggcgaggcagcgacgTCTCTATCATGCCATCTTTGCCGCTTCGCAGCCGGGACGTTGGCCGTCCCGTCAtgcgggagggagaggcacgtGCCCGTGAGCCGAGAGACACCGAGAGGCGAAGACAGCCCTGCAGGCGCCTCTTTCTGGATAGTTTTTCAGCACGCGCCTGCCTTGTGTTGGTGTGCACCCACCACACGCGGCCCTGTGAGAGCCTATACGGGCTCTCCGCATGCCGaacgcgtgcatgtgcatgcggATACTTGCGTCACACGAAAGGAAGgagcgcggcgcagagcacgcgcgcatcaTCATCAGCCGGCAAAGTTGTTTTTCAATGAAGCGGCCTCTGCTGAGCGGCGGCTGTCGCCCCTTGCCACTGCACCATCGCTTCCCCACTTCCTGCGCTACGTTGCGCATAGCTGCTACTTTCGGTGGCGTTGCGCCGCACCGTGACAGCTGTGGCGACACCGTACAGTGGCTGAGACGCGTGCCTCCAAtggctctccctctcacctCTCTGTGTGGAGGCGCTGGTGAGCGCAGTGGCGGTGCATACATCGTCATGCTGTGTCTGCACATGTACAcgtatgcatatatatatatatgtgtgtgtgtgcgagtgctCTGCTCGAGCTTCCCCCCTCTGTCTCTACGGTTTTGCCTCTTCCCTTCACTTCGTTTCCGCCGCTCCGCGGCTCGCTCGTGCGCGCTCGTGCACGGGTGCGGGCTTTGCTGATGCGCGTTGgctacccccccccacacacacacatgcgccaACCGGACAGCTCTGAGAAGGGGCAGGGGGCACAGGGGCACATCACAGCCGCTCGACACAACGGCGCGCACATCaacgcctcccctcccaccgcCGGTGGGCCGTCTCGCTTCCTCCATTTCCGCTTTTCTCCAGCTTTTGCAGCGCGCCATGCCGCCGACTCGGAGCCGTCCAGTCGCCCATCTCATGACGAGcaccccaccgccactggACGTCAACTTTGGAAGCTACCTCCCGCCCCGTCCGGTGACGTCCCCCATGCGCCGGGGCTTTCGCGGTGGATCTTCTTCTCGCGCCCACATACTGCACGGTGACGGTTTGACGACCGCAGCGGAAGCAGGAAGGAACTCTAAGCAAGCCAATGCTGGGCCTCTGACGGGCAGCACATCGTCGCCCGCTTGCAACTCCTTCCCCTTTCCACCAAGCCGTGCGGAGcactccgccaccacctctggtcgcgcttccgcagcgccagcacctccactCCACGGAggtgcggcaccgccatcgaTGATGAGGTGCAGTAATGGAAGCGGCCTTGCTGCTCCTTCTAGCGCCTCCCCACGCTCACACGAGGGGTGCCTGCCGTCCTGGAAGAGGTGTAGCGGTGCTTCTAGTTCCTTTGTGGAGGATCGGGTGCGGTGCCTAGCGCACCCCGTAGGCGTGGCATCACTGTTGCCGGCGCCCTTGCAGCGCATCCTCGCCAATGTGCTGCGCATTCTCCAGCAAGAACGCGCGCAGCTGAAAGGGCAGCGCCCGTGTCGGCGGCACTCCCGGTCGCTTGGCACCGGCGTCGACGCAGAGGTCACCGAGTGCATTGTGgatgctgcgcaggcgccgtCATTGGTGGCTGCCGCAGACATTTTTTCCGCCTTTGTTACTGCACACCCGATGGACGGGCTCACGCTGTTCTCCTCTCCAGTTGTGCTGGCTGGTGCAGCGCTCGCTGAGGTCGTCACGCTTGGCCAGATCGAGTCGTGCGCCATACCCATGCCAGAACTATTGTCTTTTCTTGACGCAGCCATCAGCGTAGGCCACCCGGGTGCGATGCACTCTGTGGCCGTCTGCCTGCGCGATGGCACAGCGGGCCTGCAGCGAGATGCAACATCGAGCGAGACGTGGTTGCGATGCGCTGCCTCGTCAGGCTACCTTCCTGCCATGCATGAGCTCGGCGAGACCTACGAGCGTGGCGCACCCGCGTCTTCCaagctgccggcggaggcggccgaaGACGCCGCGGACTGGGGCGAGGCGATGCGGTGGTATCGAcaggcggcagaggccgGGTACCCACCATCGCAGCTAAACTTGGGTAAGCTTCTCCTTGCAGCGACTGAGCACGCCCAAAGCGATtgctccgccgctgcgccacaggTGGTGCATCTTTTCACGGAGGCCACGCGCTGGCTTCACGCGTGCGCTGCAACCGGCGTAGAGGAGGCAGTGCGCCTTGTGAAGCGCATCGAGGAGCAAGGTGCGCGCTAAGGGACCCTGCTGTGCACTCGGTAGGATCGGTGGGGGGACTACCATGGAGTTTcatgtgtatatatatgtagagagagaggtgcaaCGGACGTGCTCATTATGGCTGTCTGTCCGCCATCATCTCGATCTCGGTCTCTCCGCCCTGCTCGCTGCATCATCTTCCTCTTGGCGTATTGTTCGTGGTGGTGCGTGCCCCTCTACCTGGCAGCTAACGGAGGCGTGCTTGCACGCGACGAGGGGGGATGACGCATGgcgagaggagagcgccAAGCACGATGTGTACTCAAGGGCTATGATGGCATACGCGCATACGTGTGGGCGTGCTTGTCTTTGCGTGACTGGCTGCCGCAATTTCACGTCTCGCGTGCCCTCAAAGCAGGCTCATTACTGCCTCTTGTTCTTCGTTGCCCACCTTTCCTTCCGTAACGCAGACGCGTACCGACGCTCGCTCGCTTCTCCAGTTTGAAGTGGgccgcacacacgagcgcaGACCACATGTGGGCCGTGTTCACCGCTCCTTCGCCCTCTTGAAGACCTCAgagcgctgtggctgctCATTTGCCTTCCTGCGGAACTCAGCGCCAGCACAGCCCTTGTGTGGCGCTCTGCCCCGCTCTGCGCCAAGTTagctctctcttctcccctctcccctctcctctcctctaCGACTTCTCCGTGCGCATTTCGGCAGTACTTGAATCCCtctgtccccccccccgccccacaCCTCAACGTGGGTGGTAGCCTCCGAGACTTCCTTCAAGTCTCGTTggtgccttttttttcttcgatTCCGGTGCGGCTCTTCTTGCTGCCGGCGTCAGCGCCCGTTCTTGCCcttgctctccctctgtgcCCGTACGAGTAAGCAGGCCATTCGCTTCGATCCTCCCCGCACGCATCTCACGTGCGTCGGTGCTGCCACTGTTGTTCCCCTGCGGCTTCTTCCTGTACTTATCGATCTCTCGTAGGCCACGCCGAGCACACCCTCGTTACCAGCGATGCCGACCGAGAACATCGTTGGGAACACCATGATCCGGCAGCTCCGgctcctgcggcgccgtgaGTGGTACACCTGGATCACTGTGTGGCCCTTCACGGTGCTCTACGTCGTCTCCGTCGTCCTCTACCTCTACCCCGAGCTCGTCTGGGACCGTGTGACGTACCTGGTGCATCAGACGTACATCGACTTCTTTCACGCCATCTGCTTTCCCATTTTCGTCTTCCTTcactccttcctctccctcttcacgATTTGGTCCGTGCGGTTTCGCGCTCGCATCATTTATCGACCTGTGGCGATGGAGCAGCTAACAGAGGCGACGGATGCCCTGGTGGAGACGCACCTGCACAAGGGCGAGTCGGAGatcgtgccgctgcaccagGAGGGTGAAGACGGTCAGCCGCCGTGTTTTGTGTTCCAGCAGCGTAAGTGGAAGCTGGACGGGCGTGAAGGTATCTTCGTGAAGCCGCGCTTCCCCACGAAGCACAGCTTCTCCTACTATATTCACTGGGAGGGCCTCGACAAGGAGGCGGACCGCACGAAGCAGGTGGACACGTACGGGCTCAACAAGATGGAGGTGGTCATCCCCGAGTTCCAGGACCTCTTCGTCGACCATGCCCTCTCCCCGTTCTTCGTGTTTCAAATGTTTTGCGTGCTGCTCTGGTGCCTCGACGAGTACTGGTACTACTCCCTCTTCACCGGCTTCATGATGGTGGGCATGGAGTGCACGACGGTCTACCAGCGCATCCGCAACATGCGCACGCTCCGCGACATGGCGGAGGTGCCAGTACGCGACATCGACGTCATGCGTGGCGGCAAGCGCGTCACGATCAAGACCGACGCCCTGTTGCCGCTGGATATCATCGTGGTGCCGAGCAACGCCCCGTGCCCGGTTGACGCGTTGCTGGTGAAAGGCACTGCAGTGGTGAACGAGGCGACTCTGACAGGCGAGTCGACGCCGCAGCTTAAGGAAGCGCCGGATGACGTGGATGTAGCCCTCAGCGTCAAGAAGCACGCGCGGCACATGCTGTTCTCCGGCACGCAGATTCTGCTGAGCAACGGCCCTCACGAGACCTCCGAGGAGggcgcgcacagccgcgACAGGAGCAAGGCACTCGCCGTCGTGCTGAAGACGGGCTTCGAGACGAAGCAAGGCAAGCTGCTGCGTACCATCCTGCACAGCCAGGGCCGGGTCAGCGAGAACAGCGGCGAGGCCTTTGGTTTCATTGGCGTGCTCGTGGTCTTCGCGCTGGCAGCCAGCGGCTACCTGCTGAAGCGTGGTCTCGCAGATCCGCACCGCAGCCGGTGGAAGCTCTTCCTGTCCTGCGTGCAGATCATCACTTCCGTGGTGCCGCCGGAGCTTCCGATGGAGCTGTCGCTGGCCGTCAACACGACTCTGCTTGCGCTGACGAAGCTGCAGGTGTTCTGCACGGAGCCGTTCCGCATCCCGTACGCTGGAAAAGTAGACACGTGCTGCTTCGACAAGACCGGCACTCTCACCACGGACGAGATGCTCTTCGGCGGTGTGGACATGATTGATGGCAAGGGGCTGCTGAACAAACTCAAGGCGATTCCGAAGTACTCGGAGATGGTGCTGGCCACGTGCCACTCCCTCGTCTACCTCGACGAAGAGACGCTGGCCGGAGATGAGATGGAGAaggccgccatcaccgccctGGGCTACCGCATCGACAGCGAGGACAACATTCTCTACGACCCCAAACCGGCCAGGGATGAGGACAAGGAGGGGCAGGCGAAGGCCAAGAAAGggaccgcggcgccgcagaagATGTACAAGGTTCTCCTGCGCTTTCCTTTCCTcgccacgctgcgccgcatggcCTGCGTCGTCTCCGCCTCAGATGGCAAGTACATCGTCGCCAAGGGCTCGCCGGAGTCCATCGCTGCCCTGTGCGAGTCTCTCCCCGAAGACTGCCTGAAAATCGccgaggagacggcggccAAGGGGTACCGCGTCATCGCCCTTGCGTATCGCTCGCTGACAGATGCGGAGCGGGCGTCGAAGGAGACCAttcttgcgctgcgccgcgagaACGTCGAGAAGGGGCTGCGGTTCGCCGGTCTCGCTGTGTATGTTTGCCCGCTAAAGAAGGACGCCAAGGAGACGATCGAAAATTTGGAAGGTGGCAGCCACCGCTGTGTCATCATCACCGGCGACAGCGTGCAGACGGCTATCTCGGTCGGCAAGGACGTGTCGATGCTGTTGTGCAAACGCCAGCTGGTGGCGAAGGACGCGGCAGGTGGCGGAGTAGAGTGGGTGGACTCGGTGTCGAGCGTCGTGCAGCCGGGGACGTCCCAGGACATCATCGCCAACACTTTTCAACGCAGCCGTCGCAAGCTGGCGCCGCGCGAAAACGAGTGGGACCTCTGCGTGAACGCGGAGACGATCAGCCCTGAGTCGATGCAGCACATCGTAGAGACGTACAACGAGCATGTCACCATCTGGGCTCGCTGCGCTCCGACGCAGAAGGAGGAAATCGTCACAGACCTCAAGAAGAAGAACCACATCGTCATGAtggccggcgacggcacgaACGACGTTGGTGCGCTCAAGCAGGCACATGCCGGCATTGCCGTGCTGAACTCGGCCTCTGTCGCTCCCAAGGCGGAGAACAAGGAGCTGGTGGTTggcccgcagccgcacaacGAGCCGGATGTGCCGGCCGATCTGAAGGTGCCGCCGAATTTCAAGTTCACCGTCGTGCCTCCCGAACCGCCGGTGGGGACGCCGTTCATGCAGATGATGAGGTGGAAGATgctggaggcgaagcgcAAGGTGGAGATCAAGCAGATCACGGCGTGGAACAAACAGTTGAAGGAGGCGGAAAAGGCCAAGGCAGACAagaaggcggccgcgccgccaccgccgttgAATGGCACCGGCGACTCGGACTTCCTGATGGAGTCCCTCTTCAACTCGGATGACGAGAATATGGGCGGCCCGCCGATGATCAAGCTTGGCGACGCGTCCATCGCGGCGCCGTTCACGTGCCGCTCCAAAGCGCTCACCTCCGTGTGCGACATCATCCGGCTTGGCCGCACGACGCTTGTGACGACGCACATGATGTACAAGATCCTCGCCCTGAACTGCCTTACGCAGGCGTACTCCATGTCGGTGCTGCACTGCGCTGGCGTGAAGTTTGGCGAGAAGCAGATGATCTTGGCCGGCATCATCTTGTCTGTGTGCTTTCTCTTCATGTCTCGCAGCAAGCCGCTGACGCACCTGTGCCGCCAGCGGCCTGTCACGAAAGTGTTCCACCCGTACATGATCTGCACAGTCTTCTTCCAGTTTGCGCTGCACCTATACTGCATGATGAAGACGTCGTGGatggtggcggaggtggacgcgGCGACCATGAGTGACATGAGGAAGAACTACCAGGATGTCGAGTTCaagccgacgctgctgaacTCCACCATGTTCCTCCTTACCACCCTCATCTCCGGCGTCACGTTCGCGGTGAACTACCGCGGCGAGCCATTCATGCAGGGCATACGCAAAAACCGCCCCATGCTCATTGCCCTCATCATCCTCGGCTTCGTCGTCTTCTGCTTCGCCTCCGAGGCGAGCCCGGAGTTCAACGAGGAGTTCGAAATCACCGCCTTTCCCACCGAGGAGTTCCGCACGCGCTTCACGCAGCTCCTCTTGCTCGACGCCGTGGGCTGCTTTGTGATTGAGAAGGCTTCTCTGATGCTCTTCACGGACTACTGAGCAGTGAGGGATCCACCACACGATGCCAGGGTGTTGTGGCTGgcagagaaaggaaaggcgaATGGGGGTAGGCTTCTGCAGTGGATGTTGTGCGGAGTACTCGAGCGGTGGATAGGTAAGTTCGGGCTCGCAATTCGGAGAGCTTCACGCTGCAGTGGCCGGTGCAACACAGGTCGTCGCAGAGGTTGCGGTCACACGAGTAGTGCAGTCCGTCGCCTCCACCcacccttccctctccttgtAAGAGGCTCTCTGTGAGCGCCTTACTCGCTGTGCTGAGTGGATTCGGAACACGTGCATGGATGGATCGATCGGTGGCTCTTCTACTTGAGTTCGtgctgtttctctctttctccttgcGCGGttctgcgtgtctgcgtctCCGtaagtgtgtgcgtgtgtgtgtgtgtgtgtgtgtgtggggttCTCGATGCGGCGTGCGGAGGCACACCGACATAGGCATTCAAAGACGCGCCACTGTATGCCTTGCTTTCCGGGCACGCCTGTGGGCCCGCGTGCGTCATCGCGCCCCTCCTCACCTTTTTCATATCTCATTCTGTGGTTGTATCGGTTTTTGATCTGTGGTcgtctgctgctcgcctggaggtgtgcgtgtatgtggtGTGTGAtggcctctctctctcctcctcctctggtGATTGAatgggtgcgcgtgcgtgcgccagtGACGTTGTGTTTTGAGGCGCTCGCGCCTCGCTTCTCGTTGCTTGACGGttgcggaggggggggggggagtagGCTTCGCTTTAAGTgtggttgtggtggtgctgcgccatctGCGTATGTGGGGGgcgtgaggggggggggcggggtgtGATGATGGCGACAAGGGATATGGGCAGCGCCATATAATGGGGGATCGAGCGGACATCCTTACTGGTGTCCTCTCTGTCTTCCCGCTCGTTCATCACTCAGTGCCTCTACAACTGCTACTTTCTcgcgctttctctctttccct contains:
- a CDS encoding putative cation-transporting ATPase, producing the protein MPTENIVGNTMIRQLRLLRRREWYTWITVWPFTVLYVVSVVLYLYPELVWDRVTYLVHQTYIDFFHAICFPIFVFLHSFLSLFTIWSVRFRARIIYRPVAMEQLTEATDALVETHLHKGESEIVPLHQEGEDGQPPCFVFQQRKWKLDGREGIFVKPRFPTKHSFSYYIHWEGLDKEADRTKQVDTYGLNKMEVVIPEFQDLFVDHALSPFFVFQMFCVLLWCLDEYWYYSLFTGFMMVGMECTTVYQRIRNMRTLRDMAEVPVRDIDVMRGGKRVTIKTDALLPLDIIVVPSNAPCPVDALLVKGTAVVNEATLTGESTPQLKEAPDDVDVALSVKKHARHMLFSGTQILLSNGPHETSEEGAHSRDRSKALAVVLKTGFETKQGKLLRTILHSQGRVSENSGEAFGFIGVLVVFALAASGYLLKRGLADPHRSRWKLFLSCVQIITSVVPPELPMELSLAVNTTLLALTKLQVFCTEPFRIPYAGKVDTCCFDKTGTLTTDEMLFGGVDMIDGKGLLNKLKAIPKYSEMVLATCHSLVYLDEETLAGDEMEKAAITALGYRIDSEDNILYDPKPARDEDKEGQAKAKKGTAAPQKMYKVLLRFPFLATLRRMACVVSASDGKYIVAKGSPESIAALCESLPEDCLKIAEETAAKGYRVIALAYRSLTDAERASKETILALRRENVEKGLRFAGLAVYVCPLKKDAKETIENLEGGSHRCVIITGDSVQTAISVGKDVSMLLCKRQLVAKDAAGGGVEWVDSVSSVVQPGTSQDIIANTFQRSRRKLAPRENEWDLCVNAETISPESMQHIVETYNEHVTIWARCAPTQKEEIVTDLKKKNHIVMMAGDGTNDVGALKQAHAGIAVLNSASVAPKAENKELVVGPQPHNEPDVPADLKVPPNFKFTVVPPEPPVGTPFMQMMRWKMLEAKRKVEIKQITAWNKQLKEAEKAKADKKAAAPPPPLNGTGDSDFLMESLFNSDDENMGGPPMIKLGDASIAAPFTCRSKALTSVCDIIRLGRTTLVTTHMMYKILALNCLTQAYSMSVLHCAGVKFGEKQMILAGIILSVCFLFMSRSKPLTHLCRQRPVTKVFHPYMICTVFFQFALHLYCMMKTSWMVAEVDAATMSDMRKNYQDVEFKPTLLNSTMFLLTTLISGVTFAVNYRGEPFMQGIRKNRPMLIALIILGFVVFCFASEASPEFNEEFEITAFPTEEFRTRFTQLLLLDAVGCFVIEKASLMLFTDY